The following proteins are encoded in a genomic region of Bicyclus anynana chromosome 12, ilBicAnyn1.1, whole genome shotgun sequence:
- the LOC128198593 gene encoding uncharacterized protein LOC128198593: protein MLLECLLLALAALLLLVRLRPESQLALHRRLAVSFPCAPLLGHAYKFIGTHEGELIASVCCWRWRRCCCWCGCGRRVSWRCTAGSRSASPARRCWGTPTSSSALTKVNSLRVSAASAGGAAAAGAAAAGESAGAAPPARGQLPLRAAAGARLQVHRHSRR, encoded by the coding sequence ATGCTGCTCGAGTGTCTGCTGCTGGCGCTGGcggcgctgctgctgctggtGCGGCTGCGGCCGGAGAGTCAGCTGGCGCTGCACCGCCGGCTCGCGGTCAGCTTCCCCTGCGCGCCGCTGCTGGGGCACGCCTACAAGTTCATCGGCACTCACGAAGGTGAACTCATTGCGAGTGTCTGCTGCTGGCGCTGGcggcgctgctgctgctggtGCGGCTGCGGCCGGAGAGTCAGCTGGCGCTGCACCGCCGGCTCGCGGTCAGCTTCCCCTGCGCGCCGCTGCTGGGGCACGCCTACAAGTTCATCGGCACTCACGAAGGTGAACTCATTGCGAGTGTCTGCTGCTAGCGCTGGcggcgctgctgctgctggtGCGGCTGCGGCCGGAGAGTCAGCTGGCGCTGCACCGCCGGCTCGCGGTCAGCTTCCCCTGCGCGCCGCTGCTGGGGCACGCCTACAAGTTCATCGGCACTCACGAAGGTGA
- the LOC112051913 gene encoding cytochrome P450 4C1 has protein sequence MSLFAELGRQAHASPHGAVSFWFAHYLCVAISDPVSASVVLRSSFDKWPITHFMRHLLGNGAVFGDEEIWRLRRKILNPIFSSKYHDNYVQVFERNNKIFMQELARAAGKGDFSMWGYFSSYAMDSAFDMSFGENLNAQRHPNHPFAVAFLDYFEECGVRICQPWLFSAAVYDLLPAGARQERRRRLMWDVVENLIHKKKQESKKRNEQNVVHVNTNIRSGEFKSFLDLLIEYSGGDAGYTDTELREELLMIILGATDTSATSACFAAVLLANHPPVQDKVYEEIQNMLGGSERPVSLADLASLKYLDAVVREAMRLYPPVPVFLRRCTKAVDLPSDITLPEGCEVMLNIWGIHRNPRHWGADADEFRPERFLSADAHQLAAFMPFGHGPRSCTGMRLALASLKLSLAEITRRYRLLPAAGYRYSAAEPLRVSFELLLKHVHDFKVQLEHRA, from the exons ATGTCGCTGTTCGCCGAGCTGGGGCGGCAGGCGCACGCCAGCCCGCACGGCGCCGTCAGCTTCTGGTTCGCGCACTACCTGTGTGTGG CGATATCGGACCCGGTGTCGGCGAGCGTGGTGCTGAGAAGCAGTTTCGACAAATGGCCCATCACCCACTTCATGCGCCACCTGCTGGGGAACGGGGCGGTGTTCGGGGACG AAGAGATATGGCGTCTCCGGCGAAAGATTCTCAACCCGATATTCAGCTCCAAATATCACGACAACTACGTGCAAGTGTTCGAGCGAAACAATAAGATATTTATGCAAGAGCTGGCGCGCGCCGCGGGCAAGGGGGACTTCTCCATGTGGGGATACTTCAGCTCATACGCTATGGATTCCGCTTTTG acATGAGTTTCGGTGAGAACCTGAACGCCCAACGTCACCCCAACCACCCGTTCGCCGTGGCCTTCCTGGACTACTTCGAGGAGTGCGGCGTGAGGATCTGCCAGCCCTGGCTGTTCAGCGCGGCGGTGTACGACCTGCTGCCCGCCGGCGCGCGCCAGGAGCGGCGCCGCCGGCTCATGTGGGACGTGGTGGAAAAC ttaatacataaaaagaaacagGAATCTAAAAAACGAAATGAGCAAAATGTGGTACACGTTAATA CCAACATCCGCTCTGGTGAATTTAAATCGTTTTTGGATCTGTTGATTGAATATTCCGGCGGAGATGCCGGGTACACGGACACGGAGCTGCGCGAAGAGCTGCTGATGATCATCCTGGGCGCCACCGACACCTCCGCCACCAGCGCCTGCTTCGCCGCCGTGCTGCTGGCCAACCACCCGCCAGTGCAAGACAAAGTTTACGAAGA AATTCAGAACATGTTGGGTGGTTCAGAGCGGCCGGTCTCGCTCGCTGACTTAGCGAGTCTGAAGTACCTGGACGCGGTGGTGCGGGAAGCGATGCGGCTGTACCCGCCCGTGCCGGTGTTCCTGAGGCGGTGCACTAAGGCTGTGGACTTGC CTTCAGACATAACCCTGCCGGAAGGCTGTGAGGTGATGCTCAACATCTGGGGCATCCACCGCAACCCGCGCCACTGGGGCGCCGACGCGGACGAGTTCCGTCCGGAGCGCTTCCTGAGCGCTGATGCGCACCAGCTCGCTGCCTTCATGCCCTTCGGACACGGACCACGCAGCTGTACTG GCATGCGCCTAGCGCTAGCGTCGCTGAAGCTATCACTGGCGGAGATAACGCGTCGCTACCGCCTCTTGCCCGCCGCCGGCTACCGGTACAGCGCCGCGGAGCCGCTGCGAGTCAGCTTCGAGCTGCTGTTGAAGCACGTACACGACTTCAAGGTGCAGCTGGAACACAGGGCTTAG